The Sporocytophaga myxococcoides genome includes a window with the following:
- the argH gene encoding argininosuccinate lyase yields the protein MKLWQKSTEVNKSIEKFTVGKDREMDMLLAEFDVLGSLAHTQMLESIGLLETSELNILHKELKNIYKEIQKGQFTIEDGVEDVHSQVELILTRRLGDVGKKIHSGRSRNDQVLLDLKLYIRDQIRVTVENVKTLFELLISLSEKHKNDLLPGYTHLQIAMPSSFGLWFGAYAESLADDLNMMLAAYKIANKNPLGSAAGYGSSFPLNRQMTTDLLGFESLNYNVVYAQMGRGKTEKNVAAAMSSIASTLGRLAMDVCLYMNQNFGFITFPDELTTGSSIMPHKKNPDVFELIRARCNRIQSLPNEISLVTANLPSGYHRDLQIIKENFLPAFEDLNNCLQIAAYMLGQIKVKSNLLKDDKYKYLFSVEVVNQMVLDGTPFRDAYKQVGALIEENKFKAPETINHTHEGSIGNLMNEEITASFDNIFDQFHFELVEQAYEKLVK from the coding sequence ATGAAGTTGTGGCAAAAAAGTACAGAAGTAAATAAAAGCATTGAAAAGTTCACTGTTGGCAAAGATCGCGAGATGGATATGCTTCTGGCTGAATTTGACGTACTCGGATCTCTTGCACATACACAGATGCTTGAAAGCATCGGACTGCTAGAGACAAGTGAATTAAATATTCTTCATAAAGAATTAAAAAATATCTACAAAGAGATACAGAAAGGCCAGTTCACTATTGAAGATGGCGTAGAAGATGTACATTCTCAGGTAGAACTAATTCTTACTAGAAGACTAGGCGATGTAGGTAAGAAGATACACAGCGGAAGATCCCGTAATGATCAGGTACTTCTAGATCTTAAGCTTTATATAAGAGATCAGATAAGGGTTACTGTAGAAAATGTAAAGACTTTGTTTGAGCTGCTCATTTCTTTGAGCGAAAAACACAAAAACGATCTGCTTCCAGGGTATACTCACTTGCAAATTGCAATGCCATCTTCTTTCGGATTATGGTTCGGTGCTTATGCAGAAAGCCTCGCAGACGATCTGAATATGATGCTGGCAGCTTATAAAATTGCGAATAAAAATCCTTTAGGTTCTGCTGCAGGTTATGGTTCTTCCTTTCCTCTTAACAGACAAATGACAACAGATCTTTTAGGCTTTGAAAGCTTAAATTACAATGTTGTTTATGCTCAGATGGGAAGAGGCAAAACAGAAAAGAACGTTGCAGCTGCTATGTCCTCCATAGCGTCAACTCTTGGCAGACTTGCGATGGATGTTTGTTTGTATATGAATCAGAACTTCGGTTTCATTACATTCCCTGACGAATTGACTACAGGTTCAAGCATCATGCCTCACAAGAAAAACCCGGACGTATTCGAGTTGATCAGAGCAAGATGTAACAGGATTCAGTCTTTACCAAATGAGATTAGTCTGGTTACTGCCAATCTGCCATCTGGATATCACAGGGATCTTCAGATCATTAAAGAAAATTTCCTTCCTGCATTTGAAGACCTGAATAATTGTCTTCAGATTGCTGCTTATATGCTTGGACAGATAAAAGTAAAGAGCAACTTATTGAAAGATGATAAATACAAATATCTTTTCAGCGTTGAAGTAGTGAATCAGATGGTGCTTGACGGAACTCCATTCAGAGATGCATATAAGCAGGTAGGAGCTCTTATTGAAGAAAATAAATTTAAGGCTCCTGAGACCATTAACCATACGCACGAAGGAAGTATCGGAAATTTGATGAATGAAGAGATTACAGCTTCATTTGACAACATATTTGACCAGTTCCATTTTGAGCTTGTAGAGCAGGCTTACGAGAAGCTTGTGAAGTAA
- a CDS encoding VPS10 domain-containing protein, with protein MKKQNLFFAGILLLLLISAQAAMSQDWLKKYSEETGKVSGDLNFYDVKKWANKYFKDIEQEMAEDNKLGKSFMGSEEGKKGLYIKYKRWEWYWSTRLDKNGNLGYGNAKVFKKNTRRLVPGVNTWKSIGFTQNSGGYWGMGKADCMGFHPTNGNIFYVGSNGGGIWKTTDGGNTYTPLGDFLPVSQVGNIIVDFANPNTVYISLAPRGGWMNKSMGIYKSTDAGLTWNPTAMSDEYNAGQPIYDMISSETNSSILLVGRQDGIFRTANGGSSWTKVTDWTCNDLVWKPGSATRVYAARDDYWGSSEVYVSDDAGVTWSKLTNISLQHNSLTLTATAANSNIIAYSSQQPTKSLYVSTNNGSSFTFKSNLPQEQHIFYSKTNANIMYNGGVNVSKSTDGGVTWVQQTHWHSHPSYVEIHADVRNIYHSPVNNDLVYFCNDGGVARYNEPNNQWTELYNGLQITQYYSIACAQTDSVTIIAGSQDNGGSRRNANGVWQNTNGGDAMMQAIDPTDANVMYSTYVNGELYRSLDGWVNNYVTISSNIPGGKPNGAWVTPYVLDPNNHNSIVIGYDEVYRSTNRGDTWTKISTGLTNGGEMHSIAVAQSDSRIIYCTGDQKQTDGSTINKFFKTTNQGTSWTSYSSPAKERITQLAVHPTNPQVIWITTGGWVDNQKVFKSTNGGATWVNYSTGLPNVPTNTIVYQPGSNDALYVGNDMGVYYRNSTMSKWESYSAGLPNTVVTDLEIQNSAKLLRASTYGRGAWEARLIINASQIEDCKGVAGGTAAIDGCGVCAGGTTGIVPNTSCCNPGTAIAVQRWNNVSGNSVSDIPVNTTPSQTIYLDALDKDFIGEDDFGNRITGLLCPPSTGTYKFWIASDDASELWLSTNNLATNKVRIAYLDGAVGYKHYDATSGQASASINLVKGQQYYFEVLHKEGGGDAHLTVAWALGNEQRSPIRAGYISQGVTNNAPTVSISSPVNNSTYTTPTSVIINASADDSDGSVTKVEFYRDAVKLGEALSSPYQYIWTNAPAGTYVLTAKATDNLGLVNTSSPVSITVNAPATGDIIGPDCMAKSESKIFSVNPTLISGANNFSWWSNASVQGIVPSGGSTAYSTSISSGAGFGGGQICVGINYNGAPYYQSFCKNVSLCPALRAGETGKRSFISIFPNPSIDAFILKSEKAVRTLIVTNNEGEQIYTLTGVEDGKVLELGRNFSAGNYVTYIKYEDGSEETLKLIKVK; from the coding sequence ATGAAAAAGCAAAATTTATTTTTTGCCGGGATTCTATTGCTCCTGCTTATTTCAGCTCAGGCAGCAATGTCACAGGACTGGCTGAAAAAATACTCAGAAGAAACCGGAAAAGTTTCCGGAGATCTTAATTTCTATGATGTAAAAAAATGGGCCAATAAATATTTCAAAGATATAGAACAAGAGATGGCCGAAGACAATAAACTCGGGAAATCTTTTATGGGTAGTGAAGAAGGTAAAAAAGGACTATACATAAAATATAAACGTTGGGAATGGTATTGGAGTACAAGACTTGATAAAAATGGCAATCTTGGATATGGTAATGCCAAAGTTTTTAAGAAAAACACAAGGAGGCTTGTGCCTGGTGTGAATACTTGGAAGAGTATAGGTTTTACCCAGAATTCAGGAGGCTATTGGGGAATGGGAAAAGCTGATTGCATGGGCTTCCACCCTACTAATGGTAATATCTTTTATGTCGGTTCAAACGGTGGTGGCATCTGGAAAACAACAGACGGTGGTAATACTTATACACCTTTAGGTGATTTCCTTCCAGTAAGCCAGGTAGGAAATATCATAGTCGATTTTGCTAATCCCAATACAGTCTACATTTCATTGGCCCCTCGTGGTGGCTGGATGAATAAAAGTATGGGTATTTACAAGTCAACTGATGCCGGACTGACCTGGAATCCAACTGCCATGTCGGATGAATACAATGCTGGACAACCTATTTACGATATGATTTCCAGTGAGACTAATTCCTCTATTCTTCTGGTAGGAAGACAAGACGGGATTTTCAGGACAGCCAATGGAGGTAGTTCATGGACTAAAGTTACTGACTGGACTTGTAATGATTTGGTTTGGAAACCAGGAAGTGCAACAAGAGTATATGCCGCGAGAGATGATTATTGGGGATCTTCTGAAGTTTATGTTTCAGATGATGCAGGTGTAACTTGGAGTAAACTTACGAACATCAGTCTTCAACATAATTCATTAACGTTGACTGCTACAGCTGCAAATTCAAATATCATAGCTTATTCATCACAACAGCCAACAAAGAGCCTTTATGTTTCAACCAACAATGGATCTTCTTTTACTTTTAAATCCAATCTCCCGCAAGAACAGCATATCTTTTATTCTAAGACCAATGCTAATATTATGTATAATGGGGGGGTAAACGTTTCCAAAAGTACTGACGGAGGTGTTACATGGGTACAGCAAACTCATTGGCACAGTCATCCATCTTATGTTGAAATACATGCCGATGTGAGAAATATATATCACAGTCCTGTAAATAATGACCTTGTGTATTTCTGTAATGACGGTGGAGTAGCAAGGTATAATGAGCCTAACAACCAATGGACTGAATTATATAACGGTTTGCAGATAACGCAGTATTATAGCATTGCCTGTGCTCAGACAGATTCTGTAACAATCATTGCCGGAAGCCAGGATAATGGAGGTAGCAGAAGGAATGCAAATGGAGTATGGCAGAATACAAATGGAGGAGATGCCATGATGCAGGCCATTGATCCTACAGATGCCAATGTAATGTATTCAACTTATGTAAATGGAGAGCTTTACAGATCTCTTGATGGCTGGGTAAATAATTATGTAACCATCAGTAGTAATATTCCAGGGGGGAAGCCCAATGGTGCGTGGGTTACGCCGTACGTGTTGGATCCTAACAATCATAATTCAATTGTTATAGGATATGATGAAGTATACAGATCAACAAACAGAGGTGACACATGGACTAAAATTAGCACTGGTCTTACTAATGGAGGAGAAATGCATAGTATTGCTGTTGCTCAGTCCGACTCCAGGATTATCTATTGTACCGGAGATCAAAAACAGACAGATGGCAGTACAATCAATAAATTTTTCAAAACCACTAATCAAGGGACTTCATGGACGAGCTATTCTAGTCCTGCTAAAGAAAGAATAACCCAATTGGCTGTTCATCCTACCAATCCTCAGGTTATATGGATTACTACCGGGGGATGGGTTGATAATCAGAAAGTGTTTAAATCCACAAATGGTGGTGCAACTTGGGTGAACTATTCTACTGGCCTGCCTAATGTGCCAACCAATACTATTGTTTATCAGCCTGGAAGCAACGACGCTCTATATGTTGGAAATGACATGGGTGTTTATTACCGCAACAGTACAATGAGCAAATGGGAATCTTATAGTGCAGGGCTCCCTAATACAGTTGTAACAGATCTTGAAATACAGAATTCTGCGAAGCTTTTAAGAGCCTCAACTTATGGAAGAGGTGCCTGGGAAGCACGTCTTATAATAAATGCTTCTCAGATTGAGGACTGCAAAGGAGTAGCAGGTGGTACTGCAGCAATCGATGGATGCGGTGTTTGTGCTGGCGGTACTACAGGAATTGTGCCAAATACCTCATGTTGTAATCCGGGTACAGCTATTGCTGTCCAAAGATGGAATAACGTTAGCGGCAACTCCGTTTCTGATATCCCTGTTAATACAACACCAAGTCAGACAATCTATTTAGATGCGCTTGACAAAGATTTCATCGGAGAAGACGATTTCGGAAACAGGATAACTGGCCTTTTATGTCCTCCTTCAACAGGTACTTACAAGTTCTGGATTGCTTCCGATGATGCTAGTGAGTTGTGGCTTAGTACTAATAACCTTGCTACAAACAAAGTAAGGATAGCATACCTTGACGGTGCAGTAGGATATAAACATTACGATGCAACTTCAGGACAGGCCTCTGCAAGTATCAACCTTGTGAAGGGACAACAATACTATTTTGAAGTTCTGCATAAAGAAGGCGGGGGAGATGCTCATTTGACTGTAGCCTGGGCTTTGGGTAATGAACAACGTTCTCCGATAAGAGCAGGGTATATCTCTCAGGGAGTTACCAATAATGCCCCAACAGTCTCTATCTCGTCACCCGTAAATAATTCTACATATACAACTCCTACTTCTGTAATAATAAATGCTTCGGCAGACGATTCAGACGGATCGGTCACAAAAGTAGAATTCTATAGAGATGCGGTAAAACTTGGTGAAGCTCTTTCTAGTCCATACCAGTATATATGGACTAATGCTCCTGCCGGCACTTATGTACTCACCGCAAAAGCTACAGACAACCTTGGATTAGTGAATACTTCTTCTCCGGTAAGCATTACGGTTAATGCTCCTGCTACAGGAGATATAATAGGTCCGGACTGTATGGCCAAAAGTGAATCAAAAATATTCTCAGTTAATCCGACTCTGATAAGTGGTGCAAACAATTTTAGCTGGTGGTCAAATGCTTCTGTTCAGGGTATAGTACCTTCAGGTGGCTCTACAGCATACTCTACCAGCATCTCTTCCGGAGCTGGCTTTGGTGGAGGACAAATCTGTGTGGGTATTAATTATAATGGTGCTCCGTATTACCAGTCATTTTGCAAGAATGTAAGTCTTTGTCCAGCACTTCGCGCAGGTGAAACAGGGAAGAGATCCTTTATATCCATATTTCCGAATCCTTCGATTGATGCATTTATCCTGAAGTCAGAGAAGGCTGTGAGGACTTTGATTGTAACAAATAATGAAGGTGAACAAATTTATACTCTCACAGGAGTAGAAGATGGGAAAGTTCTTGAACTGGGTAGAAATTTTTCTGCAGGAAATTATGTCACTTATATCAAGTATGAAGACGGAAGTGAGGAAACGTTAAAATTGATTAAAGTAAAATAG